In Tachysurus vachellii isolate PV-2020 chromosome 12, HZAU_Pvac_v1, whole genome shotgun sequence, the following are encoded in one genomic region:
- the ier3 gene encoding radiation-inducible immediate-early gene IEX-1 — protein sequence MYTRSTTVSFTYPTYSAYRLKARSTEPEVFTFDRLPEQHVNPPRQQQQRRRVARVMYPAKVRKYLPPAEKSLAKRWLLALCLVLLAQIYTECDDEHDITEAAALSDALAVNLPGDGASASSPLFIHFPSAEETARRMTSCSKDSGLLINSTCLMEETEVHEHHQQIRQQRNNPYVVALLYPAVYHTLGSEQ from the coding sequence ATGTACACCAGATCCACCACCGTGAGCTTCACCTACCCGACCTACAGCGCCTACAGACTGAAGGCGCGCAGCACCGAGCCTGAAGTGTTCACCTTCGACCGGCTCCCGGAGCAACACGTCAATCCGCcgcggcagcagcagcagcgccGCAGGGTGGCGCGGGTCATGTACCCGGCTAAAGTGCGCAAATACCTGCCGCCGGCCGAGAAAAGCCTCGCCAAGCGCTGGCTGCTTGCGCTGTGCCTGGTTCTGCTGGCTCAGATTTACACCGAGTGCGACGACGAGCACGACATCACCGAAGCGGCCGCGCTCTCAGACGCTCTCGCTGTTAATCTACCAGGCGATGGTGCGTCTGCGTCCTCACCGCTCTTCATACACTTCCCCTCTGCCGAGGAGACCGCCAGGCGCATGACCAGCTGCTCCAAAGACTCCGGGCTGCTAATAAACTCGACCTGCTTGATGGAGGAGACTGAAGTGCATGAACACCACCAGCAGATCCGGCAGCAGAGAAACAACCCGTATGTGGTGGCGCTCCTGTATCCCGCTGTTTACCACACACTGGGCTCCGAGCAGTGA